A part of Crassostrea angulata isolate pt1a10 chromosome 5, ASM2561291v2, whole genome shotgun sequence genomic DNA contains:
- the LOC128184170 gene encoding uncharacterized protein LOC128184170 gives MVKEIFFVALFVCTLQSKTMAQSFEIGQKLPATPFMVFNSFGVQMCLSECEKYVMCSSLNYNLKHFVCELNSGWKTESLSWINDDEYVYHEIPRPINKVCGAETCNADSRCVRTAFDTFVCVPVVCTDSEPVITNGIVLYRTYMPSSITYGCSPGFVGEGIKNVIHCFPDNKWETPVYSCHLDCPGTWESYAGQSYCFVTNQVLSWSNAKNICSDMKAYLMEIGSQEEQTWIRSKATQKLWLGATDEGSEGAWYWDNSRNAPTFTAWQPGEPGGGGSENCAVLDESSGWHDYSCTSTFQFVCEK, from the exons ATGGTTAAAGAGATATTTTTTGTTGCTTTATTCGTATGCACGTTGCAGTCAAAAACCATGGCGCAAAGTTTTGAAATCGGACAGAAACTACCAGCAACTCCTTTCATGGTTTTTAATAGCTTCGGAGTGCAGATGTGTTTATCGGAATGTGAAAAATATGTTATGTGTTCATCTTTAAACTACAATTTGAAGCATTTTGTTTGTGAGTTGAACAGTGGGTGGAAAACCGAATCTCTTTCTTGGATCAACGACGATGAATACGTCTACCATGAAATACCTCGTCCT ATTAATAAAGTCTGTGGAGCTGAAACCTGCAATGCTGACTCTCGGTGTGTTCGAACAGCGTTCGACACCTTTGTTTGCGTTCCTGTTG TTTGCACAGATTCTGAACCAGTGATAACAAATGGGATAGTCCTGTACAGAACTTACATGCCATCATCAATAACATACGGTTGTAGTCCTGGATTTGTGGGTGAAGGGATTAAAAACGTTATTCACTGTTTTCCAGATAACAAATGGGAAACTCCAGTTTACAGTTGTCATTTAG attGTCCCGGCACCTGGGAAAGTTATGCTGGACAAAGCTACTGTTTTGTAACTAATCAAGTACTCTCTTGGAGTAATGCTAAG AACATTTGCTCCGACATGAAAGCTTATCTTATGGAGATAGGAAGTCAGGAGGAGCAAACCTGGATCAGGTCAAAAG CGACTCAAAAGCTATGGTTGGGAGCGACGGACGAGGGTTCAGAAGGCGCTTGGTATTGGGACAACTCGCGTAATGCGCCCACATTCACTGCCTGGCAACCGGGGGAGCCAGGAGGCGGAGGAAGTGAAAACTGTGCAGTCCTAGACGAATCCAGCGGCTGGCATGATTATTCTTGCACATCTACATTTCAGTTTGTTTGTGAAAAGTAA
- the LOC128184172 gene encoding lectin BRA-3-like, whose translation MWLDDDRLQLLLKFVIITVKPETSLSQYFQAKLEFDNSLAERTPAANVSSESILRCAIFCEKGCECFSFNLITGVCLLYDSCYPFGMTVNETGWRLFVNLSNQTCYEWGSYGEHRYCFSSRLNEWEGAKNACNMMNAYLVEIESREEHDWIKSKVTEGSSRQWIGLTDETSEGKFYWEHSRSAPNFTFWASGEPFEGETDNCGVIKRSTDRWFILSCTKTYSFICEG comes from the exons ATGTGGTTGGATGATGATCGACTTCAACTGCTGCttaaatttgtaataattaCAGTAAAACCAGAAACCTCATTGTCACAATATTTTCAGGCAAAGTTGGAGTTTGACAACTCTCTAGCGGAACGCACCCCTGCCGCCAACGTTTCTTCGGAATCAATTTTGAGATGTGCCATTTTCTGTGAGAAAGGATGCGAGTGTTTCAGCTTCAACCTAATAACAGGGGTCTGTCTTCTTTATGATTCATGTTATCCGTTTGGAATGACGGTCAATGAAACAGGTTGGCGTTTGTTCGTTAATCTTTCCAATCAAA CGTGTTACGAATGGGGTTCTTATGGGGAACACCGATACTGCTTTTCAAGTAGACTAAATGAATGGGAGGGTGCAAAG AATGCCTGTAACATGATGAATGCCTACCTTGTGGAGATAGAGAGCCGTGAGGAGCACGACTGGATCAAGTCCAAAG TTACAGAAGGAAGCTCAAGACAGTGGATAGGACTAACTGATGAAACTTCAGAGGGAAAGTTTTACTGGGAACATTCCCGTAGTGCACCCAACTTCACCTTCTGGGCATCGGGAGAACCCTTTGAAGGAGAAACTGACAATTGTGGAGTCATTAAACGTAGTACAGATCGCTGGTTTATCCTTTCCTGTACTAAGACATATTCCTTTATTTGCGAAGGATGA